From Hyphomicrobiales bacterium 4NK60-0047b, one genomic window encodes:
- a CDS encoding uroporphyrinogen-III synthase, which translates to MFKIWITRPELDARRFCEELEAADLAVSVTPTFYSLLDVEFLDLDPQLFLNSPPVGALVATSRNGVRAFSQMKDFEKYTHLPFFTVGKATGELARLIGFKDVRVGPGRAEGLLPLIREYDQGCDDGISKRIVNLRGDEQSFALKVEFESDHTPMKHQFEDVICYQMKEANELSSELINELKNNEIGAVVLMSPRTARVYSSLMKLYDLKQHVVNIQHFCLSETVADVLKCELVDQQLGIELPFVDVSSFPSQSRMIDCIKETLRE; encoded by the coding sequence TTGTTTAAGATATGGATCACGCGACCAGAATTAGATGCTCGAAGATTTTGTGAAGAGCTTGAGGCTGCTGACCTGGCTGTTTCTGTTACTCCAACTTTCTATTCTTTGCTTGATGTTGAATTTTTAGATCTTGATCCTCAGTTGTTTTTGAACTCTCCTCCTGTTGGTGCTTTGGTGGCGACGAGCCGAAATGGGGTCCGTGCTTTTTCTCAAATGAAAGATTTTGAAAAATATACTCACCTGCCCTTTTTTACTGTTGGAAAGGCGACGGGAGAGTTGGCACGGTTGATTGGTTTTAAAGATGTACGAGTTGGACCAGGGCGGGCTGAAGGTTTACTACCGCTTATTCGTGAATATGATCAAGGTTGTGATGATGGTATTTCAAAACGCATTGTTAATTTACGCGGAGATGAACAGTCGTTTGCTTTAAAAGTTGAGTTTGAATCTGATCATACGCCTATGAAGCATCAGTTTGAAGATGTTATTTGTTATCAAATGAAGGAAGCGAATGAGTTATCATCAGAATTGATTAACGAGCTAAAAAACAATGAAATAGGGGCCGTTGTTCTTATGTCTCCCCGAACAGCGCGGGTTTATAGTTCTTTGATGAAGCTTTATGACCTTAAACAACATGTGGTAAATATTCAGCATTTTTGTCTCTCTGAGACGGTTGCTGATGTTTTGAAATGTGAGTTGGTTGATCAGCAGCTTGGGATTGAGCTTCCTTTTGTTGATGTTTCTTCATTTCCGTCTCAATCACGTATGATTGATTGTATCAAAGAAACATTGAGGGAGTAG
- the hemC gene encoding hydroxymethylbilane synthase: MTKLKIGTRGSPLALAQAYETRKRLMKAHDIAEDKIEIKVISTEGDRIQDKALRDFGGKGLFTKEIEQALLDGSIDLAVHSMKDVQTQLIDELRITAHLPREDVRDGFISRTVSNIDELPQGAVVGTSSLRRQAQVKKRRPDLEVVTFRGSVQTRLEKLERGEVAATFLAVAGLRRLGLLGELTASIETDVMLPAVAQGAIGIECRTGDERVEPLVAVLNDKETEICVTAERAFLRKLDGSCRTPIAALAEIEDDQIRFRGEILAHNGERSFFDDRKGSIDKATEIGIESAQSLIEKAGPEFLASLVE; encoded by the coding sequence ATGACGAAACTTAAGATCGGCACACGTGGTAGTCCGCTTGCATTGGCGCAAGCTTATGAAACTCGTAAGCGTTTAATGAAGGCCCATGACATAGCTGAAGATAAGATTGAGATTAAAGTGATTTCCACTGAAGGAGATCGCATTCAAGATAAGGCTTTGAGAGATTTTGGTGGCAAGGGACTTTTTACCAAAGAGATTGAGCAGGCTTTGTTAGATGGTTCGATTGACCTGGCTGTTCATTCTATGAAGGATGTCCAAACTCAGTTGATTGATGAACTCCGTATAACTGCTCATTTACCGCGCGAAGATGTACGTGATGGGTTTATTAGTCGTACTGTTTCAAATATTGATGAATTGCCGCAAGGGGCAGTTGTTGGAACGTCGAGTTTGCGGCGACAAGCTCAGGTCAAAAAGAGACGCCCTGATTTGGAGGTCGTGACGTTTAGAGGGTCTGTTCAAACACGATTGGAGAAGTTGGAGCGCGGTGAAGTGGCTGCTACATTTTTGGCTGTAGCCGGGTTGAGACGTTTGGGACTGTTGGGCGAACTTACTGCCTCTATTGAGACAGATGTGATGTTGCCAGCTGTAGCTCAAGGGGCGATTGGCATTGAATGCCGCACTGGCGATGAGCGTGTTGAACCGCTTGTTGCTGTATTGAATGATAAAGAGACAGAAATTTGTGTCACTGCTGAGCGTGCTTTTTTAAGGAAGCTTGATGGATCTTGTCGTACACCTATTGCAGCTTTGGCTGAAATAGAAGATGATCAGATCCGCTTTCGAGGTGAAATTTTAGCTCATAATGGAGAGCGTTCTTTTTTTGATGACCGTAAAGGCTCGATTGACAAAGCGACTGAGATCGGAATTGAGAGCGCTCAAAGCTTGATTGAAAAAGCTGGACCAGAATTTTTAGCGTCCCTTGTTGAGTAG
- the tsaD gene encoding tRNA (adenosine(37)-N6)-threonylcarbamoyltransferase complex transferase subunit TsaD, with translation MNNKPLKDLDPIKVLAIETSCDETAASVIERHPDGSGKILSNIVRTQLEEHAAFGGVVPEIAARAHCEALDKIIKAAMLEADCEFKDLDAIGASSGPGLIGGLLVGTMTAKAIASVHKLPYIGVNHLAGHALTAGLTNQTKPPYLLLLVSGGHTQLLWIEAVGKYTRIGSTIDDALGEAFDKTAKLLGLGYPGGPEVEKWAKEGNENRFKLPSPLKGRKEPNFSFSGLKTALRQQAEKLQPLSDQDIHDLCASFQKALISSVMDRVKMALLQLDKQFPINEERKFVVAGGVAANQKLKSELEKFSETHNLTLIVPPPALCTDNAAMIAWAAAEQFANGQSDPLSTPVRSRWPLDENAKPILGSGKAGTKA, from the coding sequence ATGAATAACAAACCTTTAAAAGATCTAGACCCAATAAAAGTTTTAGCTATTGAAACCAGCTGTGATGAAACAGCTGCAAGTGTGATAGAGCGCCATCCTGATGGGTCTGGTAAAATTCTTTCCAATATAGTCCGTACTCAACTGGAAGAACATGCCGCCTTTGGTGGGGTCGTGCCTGAAATTGCCGCACGCGCTCATTGTGAAGCGTTGGACAAGATTATCAAAGCCGCCATGCTTGAAGCAGACTGCGAGTTTAAAGACCTAGACGCAATCGGCGCGTCAAGCGGCCCAGGGCTCATTGGCGGATTGCTGGTTGGCACAATGACAGCAAAAGCAATCGCCTCAGTTCACAAACTCCCTTACATAGGGGTTAATCATTTGGCTGGGCACGCACTCACTGCTGGCTTAACCAATCAAACAAAACCACCCTACCTTTTGCTTTTGGTCTCTGGTGGCCATACTCAATTACTCTGGATTGAAGCTGTTGGTAAATACACCCGCATTGGCAGTACCATTGATGATGCCCTTGGTGAAGCCTTTGATAAAACCGCAAAACTATTAGGGCTTGGTTATCCAGGCGGTCCAGAAGTTGAAAAATGGGCCAAGGAAGGAAATGAAAACCGCTTCAAACTACCCTCACCATTAAAGGGGCGTAAAGAACCAAATTTTTCTTTCTCTGGCCTGAAAACCGCTTTAAGGCAACAAGCTGAAAAATTACAGCCTTTGTCAGATCAAGACATACACGACCTTTGTGCTTCCTTTCAAAAAGCCCTGATTTCAAGTGTGATGGATAGAGTGAAAATGGCGCTTCTCCAGTTGGATAAGCAATTTCCAATAAATGAGGAAAGAAAATTTGTTGTCGCCGGCGGCGTTGCAGCCAATCAAAAACTAAAATCTGAGTTAGAAAAATTTAGCGAAACACATAATCTAACTTTAATAGTCCCACCGCCCGCATTATGTACAGATAACGCTGCTATGATCGCCTGGGCAGCAGCCGAACAATTTGCAAACGGTCAAAGTGACCCTCTGTCTACACCTGTCCGATCTAGGTGGCCCTTGGATGAAAATGCAAAACCAATTCTCGGCTCTGGGAAAGCCGGTACAAAAGCGTGA
- a CDS encoding NAD(P)H-dependent glycerol-3-phosphate dehydrogenase: MSTYKNIGVVGGGAWGTALAQSACLAGCNVTLWAREEDTVNNINQNHVNTAFLKDVPLDQKLTATTSLAEIAKQDAILIVTPAQFVRAVLIDLVPFLKSSNTPLIICAKGIEQSSSKLMTDVIAETIPNATPAILSGPSFASDVAKGLPTAVTLAAKDKTLGKELANALSHKALRPYWTDDLIGVQIGGAIKNVLAIAAGIVMGQNLGASAHASLISRGFAELSRFGESYGAKRETMMGLSGLGDLVLTCSSPQSRNMSLGIELGKGKTLDEVLASRNSVSEGVYTASAVVEISRQRNFEMPISEAVEAIVTNKQSVNDAITKLLSRPLKEEI; this comes from the coding sequence ATGAGCACATATAAAAATATTGGTGTTGTTGGCGGCGGCGCCTGGGGAACTGCTCTAGCGCAATCAGCTTGTTTAGCTGGATGCAACGTCACACTATGGGCTCGCGAAGAAGATACTGTAAACAACATCAATCAAAACCATGTAAATACTGCGTTCCTAAAAGACGTCCCGCTAGATCAGAAACTCACCGCAACAACAAGTTTGGCAGAAATAGCAAAACAAGACGCCATTCTAATCGTCACGCCAGCTCAATTTGTAAGAGCCGTCTTAATCGATTTAGTGCCTTTTTTAAAATCCTCCAATACACCTCTTATCATATGTGCAAAAGGCATAGAGCAAAGCTCATCCAAATTAATGACAGATGTCATTGCCGAGACAATACCAAATGCAACACCAGCCATACTGTCAGGGCCAAGCTTTGCAAGCGATGTGGCCAAAGGCCTACCAACAGCTGTCACCCTCGCTGCTAAAGATAAAACTCTAGGCAAAGAACTGGCCAATGCCCTTAGTCACAAAGCGCTCCGCCCCTATTGGACTGATGACCTCATTGGTGTTCAAATTGGCGGTGCTATTAAGAATGTCCTCGCCATAGCAGCAGGCATAGTAATGGGACAAAATTTAGGGGCCAGTGCCCATGCCAGCTTAATCTCAAGAGGTTTTGCTGAACTAAGCCGTTTTGGTGAAAGCTATGGAGCTAAGAGAGAAACAATGATGGGACTTTCAGGCCTTGGGGATTTAGTTCTAACCTGCTCAAGTCCACAATCAAGAAACATGTCCTTAGGCATTGAACTCGGTAAAGGCAAAACCCTGGATGAAGTCCTGGCCAGCAGAAATTCTGTTAGTGAAGGTGTCTACACAGCGTCAGCCGTTGTTGAAATAAGCCGTCAGAGAAATTTTGAAATGCCCATTTCAGAAGCTGTAGAAGCCATCGTCACAAATAAACAGTCCGTCAATGACGCAATCACCAAGCTATTGTCCCGCCCTTTAAAAGAAGAGATTTAA
- a CDS encoding outer membrane beta-barrel protein, whose product MKRNSFIAYAIALLIGIGVFSVDGIKSSVNASEMTPVEENYAKWLIRVRALGILPDTDTDVSINGAAAPTAGLDIDDRYVPELDITYFLTKNIALELVLAISKHDVEGSGSLTGVDVGDFYIIPPHLMLQYHFDIGNGIKPYVGAGVNYSLIFSEGNATGFNGLKIDNGFGFSLQAGVDIQVRDNWYLNVDVKKTWLNVDAKTNLGAIPVRADIDVDPWIFGVGLGYRF is encoded by the coding sequence ATGAAGAGAAATAGTTTTATAGCTTATGCAATCGCTTTATTAATTGGCATAGGTGTTTTTAGTGTTGATGGCATTAAGTCATCAGTTAATGCCAGTGAAATGACGCCGGTTGAAGAAAATTATGCCAAATGGCTTATTCGTGTACGGGCTTTAGGGATTTTACCTGATACTGACACTGATGTTAGTATTAATGGTGCAGCTGCACCAACTGCTGGTCTTGATATTGATGATCGATATGTACCAGAACTGGATATTACTTATTTTTTAACTAAGAATATTGCTTTGGAACTTGTTTTAGCGATTTCAAAGCATGATGTTGAGGGTTCTGGAAGTCTTACTGGTGTAGATGTTGGTGATTTCTATATTATTCCACCGCACTTGATGTTGCAGTATCATTTTGATATTGGAAATGGGATAAAACCTTATGTTGGTGCAGGTGTTAATTATAGTTTGATCTTCAGTGAAGGTAATGCAACTGGTTTTAACGGTTTGAAAATTGACAATGGTTTCGGTTTTTCACTGCAAGCAGGTGTTGATATTCAGGTTAGAGACAATTGGTATCTCAATGTTGATGTTAAAAAGACATGGCTGAATGTTGATGCTAAGACAAATTTAGGTGCAATTCCGGTTCGTGCAGATATTGATGTTGACCCATGGATTTTCGGTGTTGGTTTGGGGTATCGTTTCTAA
- a CDS encoding phasin: MTKLQTPDFAKAFENLFASADTSAFNDVFKNAAEFNSKISDIAIKAAEKNAELSQAWTKETLSKLETVAKPATDPKEYAQVISEFTTAQAKATPEHITAFAEVAKQAQMDTMEVLLSAGQEAQTKATTATKKTTRKAS, encoded by the coding sequence ATGACTAAATTACAAACACCAGATTTCGCAAAAGCTTTCGAAAACCTTTTCGCTTCAGCAGACACATCAGCTTTTAATGACGTTTTCAAAAACGCAGCTGAATTCAACAGCAAAATTAGCGACATCGCTATTAAAGCAGCTGAAAAAAATGCAGAACTTAGCCAAGCTTGGACAAAAGAAACACTAAGCAAATTAGAAACAGTAGCTAAACCTGCAACAGATCCTAAAGAATACGCTCAAGTGATTTCAGAATTCACAACAGCTCAAGCTAAAGCAACTCCTGAGCATATCACAGCATTCGCTGAAGTAGCTAAACAAGCTCAAATGGACACAATGGAAGTTCTTCTTTCAGCTGGCCAAGAAGCTCAAACTAAAGCTACAACAGCTACTAAAAAGACAACAAGAAAAGCTTCTTAA
- the phaR gene encoding polyhydroxyalkanoate synthesis repressor PhaR yields the protein MTSENETILIKRYASRRLYNTMISDYVTLDEIAQYIRDGKDVKIVDRKSGDDLTRQYLMQIITDYESRGENVLPINVLTDIVRSYNDQAQSFIPDFLSQSYEMLKQQQKEVISNFSQNIPDSLNPLNNLPKMEGFDQWQKMQANFLNQMMGPIATSMGTSMGNNRSEEQPESDVEEEEKNTSDKAQKRKSTKKTSAEKDKDQDIEAMKKQLAELQSKLQDM from the coding sequence ATGACAAGTGAAAACGAAACCATCCTAATCAAACGTTATGCAAGCCGGCGTCTATATAATACAATGATCAGCGATTACGTAACATTAGACGAAATCGCACAATATATAAGAGATGGCAAAGACGTAAAAATCGTTGATAGAAAATCAGGTGATGATTTAACAAGACAATACTTAATGCAAATCATCACAGATTACGAAAGCCGTGGTGAAAACGTCCTACCAATAAATGTTCTCACAGATATTGTCCGTTCATATAATGATCAGGCACAAAGTTTCATTCCTGACTTTCTCTCACAATCATATGAGATGCTTAAGCAGCAGCAAAAAGAAGTTATATCTAACTTCTCACAAAACATCCCAGATAGCCTCAATCCATTAAACAACCTTCCCAAAATGGAAGGGTTTGATCAATGGCAAAAAATGCAGGCAAATTTCCTAAATCAAATGATGGGTCCAATTGCAACAAGCATGGGCACATCAATGGGAAATAACAGAAGCGAAGAACAACCTGAGAGTGATGTAGAAGAAGAAGAAAAGAACACTTCAGATAAAGCCCAAAAAAGAAAATCTACAAAAAAAACCTCTGCCGAAAAAGATAAAGATCAAGATATTGAAGCTATGAAAAAACAATTGGCCGAGCTGCAATCCAAATTGCAAGATATGTAA
- a CDS encoding cupin domain-containing protein, which yields MTEKDIKTDKYIITKSEINEMAGLEKTHFLNDNAKRVNKSLGDLTGLTGFGFHIIEVPVGCVSTEHHKHYYEDECVYILEGSATAHIGEEKFSVGCGDFIGYRAGGEAHHLVNDGDEVLKAIVVGERLAHDVGDYPRLKKRIYRNKGQAADLVDLDDIGHPKVGEKK from the coding sequence ATGACAGAAAAAGATATAAAAACAGATAAATACATCATCACTAAATCTGAAATTAATGAAATGGCAGGATTGGAGAAGACGCATTTTCTAAATGACAACGCTAAGAGGGTTAATAAGTCCTTGGGTGATTTAACGGGTCTAACCGGATTTGGGTTTCATATTATTGAAGTGCCGGTTGGTTGTGTTTCGACGGAGCATCACAAGCATTATTATGAGGATGAATGTGTTTATATTTTAGAAGGCTCAGCTACGGCCCATATTGGTGAAGAAAAGTTCTCAGTTGGGTGTGGTGATTTTATTGGTTACCGGGCTGGTGGAGAGGCTCACCACTTAGTCAACGATGGAGATGAGGTTTTAAAAGCTATTGTAGTAGGAGAGCGTTTAGCTCACGACGTGGGTGATTATCCTCGATTAAAAAAACGAATATATAGAAATAAAGGTCAAGCTGCTGATCTGGTTGATCTGGATGATATTGGTCATCCCAAGGTAGGTGAGAAAAAATAA
- a CDS encoding ParB/RepB/Spo0J family partition protein has product MSANAQKNRLGRGIASLIGDVAPSEGTPLPTEGEHRVVPIEQVRPSHLNPRKDFVDADLEDLANSIRTKGLVQPLIVRPSNGLEGGFEIVAGERRWRASQKAELTSVPVVVRDLTDRQLLEIAIIENVQRADLNAVEEALGYQELVDRFSYTQDELSSVIGKSRSHVANMLRLLKLSEGIQGYVRNGDISAGHARCLVGVENAEEYVKEIISKGLSVRDAEALVQTGLKGAQGKSTKGREKDADTKAFEKELTDSLGLKVQVKLGSGENGELRIRYTNFEQLDEIRNRLLKKTVT; this is encoded by the coding sequence ATGTCTGCAAATGCACAAAAGAATAGACTGGGCCGTGGAATTGCTTCTTTGATTGGGGATGTGGCACCATCTGAGGGAACACCTTTACCAACTGAGGGTGAGCATAGAGTTGTTCCAATTGAACAAGTTCGTCCTTCACATTTAAATCCACGTAAAGATTTTGTGGATGCAGATCTTGAAGATCTAGCGAACTCCATTCGCACAAAGGGACTTGTGCAACCGCTTATCGTTCGGCCTTCAAATGGACTTGAAGGTGGATTTGAAATTGTTGCTGGTGAACGTCGCTGGCGAGCTTCGCAAAAGGCTGAATTAACATCTGTTCCGGTTGTTGTGCGAGACTTAACGGATCGCCAACTACTTGAGATTGCTATCATTGAAAATGTTCAAAGAGCTGATCTCAATGCTGTTGAAGAAGCTTTAGGTTATCAAGAGCTTGTTGACCGGTTTAGTTATACGCAGGATGAGCTTTCAAGTGTGATTGGTAAGTCTCGCTCACACGTGGCGAACATGCTTCGTTTGTTAAAGCTGTCTGAAGGTATTCAAGGCTATGTCCGCAATGGTGATATTTCTGCAGGACATGCTCGGTGTTTGGTTGGTGTTGAAAATGCTGAAGAGTATGTGAAAGAGATTATCTCAAAGGGTTTAAGTGTTCGTGATGCTGAGGCACTTGTACAAACTGGACTAAAAGGTGCTCAAGGTAAATCGACTAAGGGCCGTGAAAAAGATGCGGATACGAAAGCATTTGAAAAAGAGCTTACTGATTCACTTGGACTGAAAGTTCAAGTGAAACTTGGTTCTGGTGAGAATGGTGAGTTACGTATTCGGTATACTAATTTTGAGCAGCTTGATGAAATTCGTAATCGTTTGTTGAAGAAAACAGTAACCTAA
- a CDS encoding ParA family protein has product MNGQISSPANEPQNVRVMALANQKGGVGKTTTAINLGTALAAVGERVIIIDIDPQGNASTGLGVDEDQRSVSICDVLRREALLTQACVQTRVPNLSVVPSTQDLAGLEAELAGVPDRAFRLREAISRLQIAEAAKVKEERVSYVLIDCPPSLNILTINSMAAAQSILCPVQCEFFALEGIVQLANSIEEVRAAVNPDLYIQGVVLTMHDGRTNLSNEVASEVRNFFGDKVYNSVIPRNIRIAEAPSFGQPILLYDHKSSGAHSYIKLASEIIEREKKYMAA; this is encoded by the coding sequence GTGAACGGACAGATCTCTTCACCAGCTAATGAGCCGCAGAATGTGCGGGTTATGGCATTGGCCAACCAAAAAGGCGGTGTTGGCAAAACGACTACTGCGATTAATTTAGGTACTGCGCTTGCCGCTGTTGGTGAGCGCGTTATCATTATTGATATTGATCCACAAGGAAATGCGAGTACGGGACTTGGGGTTGATGAAGATCAGCGTTCAGTTTCTATTTGCGATGTATTGCGCCGAGAAGCGCTACTAACTCAGGCTTGTGTGCAAACAAGAGTTCCGAACCTTTCAGTTGTTCCCTCAACCCAAGACTTAGCTGGACTAGAGGCTGAATTAGCCGGCGTTCCTGATCGTGCCTTTCGTTTGCGCGAGGCGATTTCGCGGTTACAAATTGCGGAAGCTGCCAAGGTTAAAGAGGAGCGGGTAAGTTATGTGCTTATTGATTGCCCTCCGAGTTTAAATATTTTGACAATTAATTCTATGGCAGCTGCGCAATCTATTTTGTGTCCTGTTCAATGTGAATTTTTTGCACTTGAGGGAATTGTTCAACTTGCGAACTCGATTGAAGAAGTGCGGGCAGCAGTAAACCCTGACCTTTATATTCAAGGTGTGGTTTTGACCATGCATGATGGGCGCACTAACCTTTCTAATGAAGTGGCCAGTGAGGTTCGAAACTTCTTTGGTGATAAGGTTTATAACTCAGTGATTCCACGCAACATTCGAATTGCGGAAGCGCCGAGTTTTGGGCAACCGATTTTGCTTTACGATCATAAATCTTCTGGTGCGCATTCTTATATTAAGCTTGCGTCTGAAATTATTGAGCGTGAGAAAAAATATATGGCTGCTTAG
- the rsmG gene encoding 16S rRNA (guanine(527)-N(7))-methyltransferase RsmG produces MIIKNLRISGPEEFQTQFDVSRETVERLETYERLLVKWQKAQNLVAPNTLDEVWHRHFADSAQVFKYLDSAKIIVDMGAGGGFPGLVLGILLMERPGSCVHLVESNSRKCSFLKDVARQTGAHVEIHNCRIEVFAIESTISSIDVVTARALKPLNTLLTFGQALFEKGAKGIFLKGKGTSAEIEEASQDWTFSHETYKSLTDPLGRIVKLNDIKPRS; encoded by the coding sequence GTGATTATCAAGAATCTGAGGATCAGTGGGCCTGAAGAGTTTCAAACTCAATTTGATGTTTCACGTGAAACAGTTGAGCGGTTAGAAACCTATGAACGTTTGCTTGTTAAGTGGCAGAAAGCGCAAAATTTAGTTGCTCCTAATACCCTAGATGAGGTTTGGCATCGGCATTTTGCTGATAGCGCACAGGTGTTCAAATATCTTGATTCGGCGAAAATTATTGTCGATATGGGAGCTGGAGGTGGCTTTCCTGGGCTGGTTTTGGGCATTTTACTCATGGAGAGACCAGGTTCTTGCGTTCATTTGGTTGAATCCAATTCTCGTAAGTGCTCGTTTTTAAAGGATGTTGCCAGACAAACTGGCGCGCATGTGGAAATTCATAATTGTAGAATTGAAGTTTTTGCAATTGAGAGTACCATCTCTTCTATCGATGTTGTTACTGCACGAGCCCTCAAACCTCTCAATACTCTTTTGACTTTTGGACAGGCTCTGTTTGAAAAGGGTGCGAAGGGTATCTTTCTTAAAGGAAAAGGTACAAGTGCAGAGATTGAAGAGGCATCACAGGATTGGACCTTTAGCCACGAGACTTATAAGAGTCTAACTGATCCTTTGGGGCGTATAGTGAAACTTAATGATATTAAACCGAGGTCGTAG
- a CDS encoding GNAT family protein produces the protein MTIEISPITEHDINGYHQLLDIVARERQYISFLKAPPLEHTKAFILHSISQNYPQFVAKIDQQIIGWCDTLPKNQEIYSHSAILGMGILPEFRKNGVGTALIEATLKKAFEQKIIRIELAVFSDNQPAIQLYKNFGFIIEGELKNDVRIDDQFKNSLVMAIVRK, from the coding sequence ATGACTATTGAAATTTCACCAATTACCGAGCACGATATTAATGGCTACCATCAGCTATTAGATATTGTAGCCAGGGAGCGCCAATATATAAGTTTCCTAAAAGCACCTCCACTAGAACATACTAAAGCTTTTATCTTACATAGTATTTCCCAAAACTATCCGCAATTTGTAGCGAAAATTGACCAACAAATTATTGGTTGGTGTGACACATTACCTAAAAATCAAGAAATTTACTCCCACTCTGCGATTTTAGGAATGGGAATACTGCCAGAGTTTCGCAAGAATGGTGTAGGTACAGCGCTAATTGAAGCCACCCTTAAAAAAGCTTTCGAGCAGAAAATTATCAGGATCGAATTGGCTGTTTTTTCGGACAACCAACCTGCCATCCAACTCTATAAAAATTTTGGTTTTATTATTGAAGGAGAGCTCAAAAATGATGTTCGAATTGACGATCAATTCAAGAATTCTTTGGTAATGGCAATAGTCCGAAAGTAA